The Candidatus Bathyarchaeia archaeon DNA window TATGCTGGTGTGTCAGATGGCAGTGTAAGCAGGGATTTTCCGGAGAGGACATACTCTTCAACCTTTTCGTCATAGGATATTCTTCCCAAAAACTTGAAAGGCAAAACGTTTTTGGCGTGACTCTCCAAGTTTTCGGGGAATCTAAAACCGCCGACCACGTAGAAGTTCTTGAAGTCTATTTTGACCTCCTTTGCCACACGATAGGCGCGTTGCACATGGTCAAAGGACTTTTTGGATGGATCTATCACATCGAAAACATCATTCACCTTAGAGGTTATCCGCCTATTAAGATGCTCCAGACCTGCTGGTGAATCAATCAGGACATAACGGTAATTTTTTGTAAGCGACTCTAGAGCCCCTTTCAGAGCGGCGTTTGGCAGACAATAGCACCCCTCCACCCACTTTGTTCCCAGGGCTATGAAGTCGAAGTGTTCGCCTTCATACATGCCATGCGCCCAGATGCGGCTTTCAATCCGCTCCGTTGGTGGCACACCGACAGTGGTTCCGCCCTCCTCTAGGAAAGTCTCCACGAGGAGTTCGGATATGGTTTTCTTGCCAGCTTCGTGGAGGTCTACGCCAACCATCTCGCCCAAATTTTGGTCTGGATCCGCATCCACCAGAAGCAGCGGAGCTTCGCCTAATTCAATGAAGTATTTTGTCATTAAAGCGACGAAGCTTGTTTTGCCCGTTCCGCCCCTCCCCATTGTAACCAAAATTTTCGTCAAGTTTGTACTCCCCGTTTTGCTGGTATCATAGGTTTTTCGGCTTATTAGGTGTTGCCTTGCAGAAGCTTGTCGCATAACCTTTCAATAGCCTTTACAGCAGCTGCATCCCCATATTTTAGGGGTGTTTCGCCCCGCATTTCAGCCTCCACAACTCTCGGATCGAAGGGCAGGCAGTCTAGAACGGTTAAGCCGTTTTCTGATGCAAACCTTTCAATAACCTCTCTTTGGACATTATCTTCAACCTTATTTCCAACAAGAAGGATGCGTTTCATTCCGGCTTTTGCACCCAGCTCATGGATGCGTTTTGCCGTTTCAAGCGTCTTCATGTTTGCATTGACAACCACCAGCATGACGTCTACATGCTGAGCTGTGCCTCGCCCCATGTGCTCGACACCAGCCTCCATGTCGAGGACAACAGCCTCACCTCGTTCGACAACCAGATGCCTCAAGAGGGAGCGCACAACAGCGTTGGCTGGACAAGTGCACCCAGCCCCCACGGAGCGCACCGTTCCCATGACAATCAGGTTTACGCCTAAAGGTGTGGGGACGGCATAGTCGCGGACAATGTCGTCCACCGTAAATGTTAGGCGGTAAACACCGGCATAGCCAGTGCCTGTTTTCGCCTCGATAAGCTGCTTGTTCTCGGATATAGGCACTATGCGGCTGGCTTCCTCCGGCGACAAACCCAGAGTCAAGGCAAGGTTAGGCGAGGGATCAGCATCAATAGCAATGGTTCTAAAACCCCTTTTGGTAAAGGCGTAAGCCAAACCTCCGGCAACGAGAGTCTTGCCAACACCACCCTTGCCGGAGACAGCTACCTTCATGGAAACCCTCGAAATTAGCGACCTCTGCTATAACTTGAAGTGAGCACGTATAAAAATATGCACGGCTTAAAGTCTCTCAAGCAACGCCGCGTACATTATCGGTATAACAACCGTTGCATCCGCTTCTACAGTTACCGTTTTTGCTTTTTCCCGGATTTTGCCCCATGATATGGCTTCTCTTGGACGGGCGCCGGAGAGGCTTCCGTCATATTCGACGGCGGTTGTTATGTAAACCGCATAGTCCAATCCCTTCTTGAATAGGTTCCACCACAAGACGTGATGTTTTGATATGCCTCCGCCTATTATTAGGGCTCCGGATTTTTTGGCTTGCCAAACCATGTCATTTAAGAGCTGCTCGTCTTTGAGCACGTTAATTTTTAGGTCTTTGTGGTCTTGGCTGAAAAGCCACAATTGATAGCCCACTGCGCCGTCGGTTATCCCTGGCACTATGACGGGAATGCGGTTTTTCCAGCACCAGTACAAGATTGAGTTTTCGTTTAGGCGTTTTCCAATCTCCCAGCAAAGCTCGTAGGTGGCTAACTCTCTTTTGCCATCGGCATAAATACTGTTCAAGAATTCCCGCATTTTCTCTTCTATTATCTCGCCATAGCTTGCATCTGGCACCAGCACGTTGCCTATTCGGCTTATGCCCCGCTTGCGTAGTTCTTTATCGTCCATGTAGAAGTCGCCATGGTAATAGTCGCGGTAGCATCTTGCTAAATCATGATCTAAAGTGCCGCATGTCGTGACAACCACATGGAACCATTTTTGCTTAATCATGTCTCGGATTACGCCCCGCGTGCCAGTGGCAATGATGCATGCGGGGAAGGAGAGAAAGTTGAGGATGCTCTTTTCCTTCATCATGGCTTCGAGAATATCCACAGCCACGGCGAGGTTTTTGGCTGTGAAGCCTCCGCTCATGAGCATTTGTCGTATAAGGGTGTCTGCGGAAGCGCCCTTCGAAAGCTCGAAGTCCTTCACTTTTTCCAATTCACTGCGCCCTTTAATCCTACTCCAATCCCCTAAACAGCCAGGAAAGATCCGGAACCTTCGCTCTTTTTTCAACCCTCTCTGCTAGGGCGTGGACAACTATTGGCAGGGCTATTGTCGCATCGCAGTAGCACTGCACATTGCGTCCTTCTTTGGCTTCCTTGCCCCAGCTTATGGCTTCCTCGAAGGTGCAGCCAGACAAGCCGCCCCAGTGCGGCGCATCTGTGGTGATTTGTATGGCATATTTATGCGGGTAAACCCTCTCATATTTTCTGGATTCCGTTAGGCTTCTGCCAACGGTGGTAAGTTGAATGAAGTCTTTTGGGACGCCGCCGCCTATGTATATTACGCCGCTCTCCGGCGCCGCCTTGGCCTTTACGTCTACAAGTTGTTCAAAATCCCGCATTTGGTCTATCGTTATGTCGAAGTTGCTGTCGGATTTCCGGTTAAGCAGGTAGGCTATGCCATAGCCGCTGTCGACTATGGCTGGACAGAAGACTGGCACTTTGTTTTCGTAGGCCGTCGCCACTATGCTTTTAATTCCCATCTGGGAGAGCTCCCTTCCGAAGAGGTAGAGAAACTCTGCCGAGGAGTATTTGCGATTTGGACTCAATTTTTTCATGAAGTCGGCGATGAGGCGTTCCATTTGGCGATATTCAAGCTCATCGGCGAAGACGTCATAGAATCTGTCAATTTTGTACTCTAAAAGTTGGCTGTCATCGACAAGATGGTGCCCCTGCCAGTATGTGCCACCCATGGCTTCCAAAATGTCCTCTGAAATGTTTGCGCCTGTGGAAACAATCACGTCTATAAAGCGGTGTTCAATAAGCCAGTTAACAATCTTCCACTGCCCAGTGGTGCTCATGGATCCGGCGAACCCGAAGAAGATTACGACGTCGTCCTTCAACATTTCCTCCCAGACTTCGACAACTTCGCCGAGCTTTCTGCCTTGAAAACCTGTTTTAGCCATTTCTGCAAGCAATTCCGAAATTTTTTTGGGAATTCTAACCTCTATTGGCTCAAGCTTCTTTTTAAAGAATGGAGTTTGCCTTTTCTCCCTAATCACTGCTTTTCCAACTCCACGATTTTGGATTGCATATTTCAAAAACCTCGCTTTTAAGTCTTTGGTTTGAATAATGACTTGAGCCCTTTACATGTTTATGCCAGTCTAAAATGTGTAGATGTTTCCAACACTGTTCCATACGAAGGCTTTGGGCAATAGCCTCTGCAATGGCGAATGCAGCCCTCCAGCCTGTGCAATGCATTGGCACGATGATGTCTTGATTAAAATTTTTCAGCATTTCCACGGTTTTGTCTATTCGCTCTTCGCATTCTTTCCCTGACAGGTGGAATCCGTCTATTACAGCGTGTATTTTCGATGATCCGGTGATTTGCTTCACGTGTAGGATTGTGTTGATTATTCCAGCGTAGGCGCAGCCTGACACCATCACAAGCCCTTTGCCTTATCATCGCGGTGAACCGTTATCAGCATGATAAGCCATGCTCGGCTATTGGAAGGCGGAAGCATTGCTTAACCCACTTTTCACCCATACACCTTGCAACCCACATCCTTACGTTTTGGACTCCCCACCTCTCCATGGACGACGTAAAATCTACGCAATTATCCATGAGGCAAACTATCTCCAAACAGTCAACACGTTTAAGTCTAACAGTCTCCATACGCATGCCCATCCTAAAGGAAAAGTTCTTTTTCTCGAGGTCTAACAAGCTCTGTCGCTTTGGCATCTTCAGACTTTATGAAACTGTATCCCCGTATAATAGCCGCTGGAATTCCCTCATCCGCCTGTCCTATAACAAGTTCGGCTGCTGAAGCCAACTCATCTGCAACCGCTGTCTGTTTAACCCGCAAGACATAGCCAAACAAGTCCTTTTCGCCTCTCCGGTCCCTTATGGGCTTGATGCCAGAAACGCCGATCGCAACGTTTACTTCACCCTCCCTTAACGGGCGCCCCTGAGTGTCAGAAATTATCACGGCAACCTCACAACCAGTTAACCGTTTAATCTCAAGCCTAATCCTCCCAGCAGAGGAGTCAGGATCTTCTGGCAGAAGCGCCACGCATCTCTCTCCGGGTACATTGGACTTGTCCACCCCAGAGTTGGCACAAACAAGGCCGTGCCGGGTTTCGGTTATTATTTTGCCGTCAAGCATCCTCCGGATACTTTTAGCCTCCCTAAGCACAACCTCGACCAAAGCAGGATCTTTATCATAAAGCTCAGCGATGTTTCTTGCAAGGACAGAAGGCGTAACTTCGTCTAGGTTTATGACACGTCCCTCAGCTCGGGACACAACTATGTGGGTTATAACTATTATGTCGCCGTCTTGTATGGGGGTGCCCTGTCTCTCTGCGGCTTTGCATATAAGTTCGGCAAGGTTGTCTCCGGCTTTTACTATAGGTATACCCTTAATCCCAATTATTTGGATAATGCCCATGGTTGCCACGAAGGCTGTTTATTGTGTTTATACTTCTAACGGTTTCGCTTCAATGTTGTTTTGGCAGTTGGTTGCGAAAATTTTTAATTCAAAGCGCCTCTCTTCTTAGGGCGAGATGATGTTTGATGAAGATATTGCACGAGTTTGTTCCAACCCGCAAATTTTTGAAACTTGCTGAGGAAGTCAAAGACCTTGTTGATGGATGGAATATAACGGACAGTGCCGCCGGCATGCCAGCGCCAAGCGGAACAGCAGTGGGCTGTGTGCTTAAAACCAAATATCCAGACAAAATAGTAATACCGATTTTTATATTACACTATAAGGGACCAGTCGAAGTTGGAGGCTTAGCCCTAGCCGCCGACGCCGTTGGACTCGATGGACTCGTCCTAACCATGGGGGATATACCAAAATACGGTGAACCAATAAAAATGTTCAAGTCTTCTGAGGAAGCCCGGGATTTCTTACGCAACACAATACGCTTGAAAACTGTTAAGTTGGGATGTCTATTAACAGCCCGCAAAACCGTTGAGGAAACCTTAGCCCGCGTGAGGGAGCCATGGGACTTCGTTTTCTTCATGAGGCTTGAAGACAAAACCTTCCCGATGCTGGAGCAGGTTGCCAAAGAATGCAGGCGTTTAAACAAGCCTATCTACACATACTTCCTGATCGGCACACCGAAAAACGCTGAAATGGTAAAGATGATAGGCTGGCCAACCACCACAACAATAGACCGCGTCGAAGAAGTCGCCAGCAAACTCAACGGACTCGTGGACGGCGTAATAGCTACATGTGCCGGTGACTACGAAGGCGACAAGGAACTCCTAACAAAACTACAGAAATTCAGAAGCTAAACGTCCCATTTCTCCTCTTTTATTCACCATTTTCAGAGCCCAATGGGATTATGGCGCTTACATTTCGCGGATTTCACATTGGAGCTTTTTGATGACTTCTTCGGCCCTTGAGGGGTCAACCTTTAACGTGTAAAGCATTCTCGGTGTGCGAAGCTTCAGTTTTACAATGTCCTTTAGACGCTTCACTGCGCAGTATTCGGCTCTTTTGCTCAATTCTACAAATTTGTCTATGTCGAAGATTTCCGTCGGCATGATTGGCCCTCCTAAACTTTGATTCGCTTTCTCTAGAGAGGGAGGGGCTAACTTTTATCTGTTTTGGTCTTCCATTTTCCCTTAAGCTTGTCGCAGAACTTTATAAGCTGCTTGCGGGTGGGATATCGTCCCTCTCGATCTGAAATGTAGTAGGCTGCCACGGCGTTTGCCAGCGTAAGCCTAGCGGTATCCGAAAGCCCATAGGCATCGCCCAATATGTTCCCAGCGTTCCAAGCATCACCCGCACCCGTAGCCCTTAATACAGGCACTTTAAACGCTGGGATTATTGTCTGACTTTTCCTTGCGAAGGTTGCTGAGAAACTTGTAGTGTGCAGGTCTATTCTGACCTTTAAGTGTTCGGCTAATTTTTTGGCTGACTCCATGGCAAGTTCTTCAAGGGACACTTTTCCCTTAAGGTTGTTCGCTTCCGAGTTGTGATGGGCAGCATAGAAGACTGCCTCATTCTCGTTTAGGCTTAAAATGTCTACGAGGCCTGCCCGCAAAACCCTCTCTATTAATTCTGAGACTTTATCCTTGTTGGGGGTTGGATCGGCTGAATCAAAATAGTTTTTGCCTCTGCCCCTTTCCTTGACATGCCGAAAAACCGTCTGAGCGAGGGCTGTTCCAAAATTTCTCATCCCAGCCCAGTTAAAAACACATACATAATCAGCCTCACTGATAACCGTGAAATCTTTATCCGTGAGGTTTTGAGGCCCGAAGTCCGCCAAGGACCCTACATCCCTCAGCATAACATTAGCCTTTCCATCAGCCGTTTGGAATTCTAAGGCTGTTGTCACAGATGGCTTTTCAACAATCTTGATATGAGATAGGTCAATTTTAGGCGATTTAACATGAAACTTTAGCAGTTTAAAGCCAAGTCTGTCAGTGCAAACTATTAGCGTGACCTTTACGCCTAATTTGGCTAGGGCTGAAGCCGTGTTCACAGCGTTTCCGCCCCTGAAGTCCCTTTGGAAGATTCCATCGATGCTTCCGCCTTTCCGCCTAACAACATCCGCAATGATCTTTGTAAAGGCTTCTGGGGTCATGTCAAGGTGAATGAATCTGTCCAAAAAGAAGTCGGGCATGACAACAACATGCTTCTCCTCATCGGCACTTAGTTCTCTCAAGGATTTTTTGGCTTCCTCCAGGCAGTTGTCCAGCAACCTTTGCGCCTCTCCAGTAAATGGTTTTTGATTTGTTTAGTTAACTCTTTTGATCGAAAAGGCTATTCTAAAAGGAAACGCACGAAGTTCCAGACCATGTCGCCGTAAACCAGCGCGATTACAAGTCCAACAGTCATAAATATGAGTAAGGGTAGTCCAGGAGTTGCCCAGATCTTTTCTTGGATCCCTCCGTTTTTTATAGCTTCTTCAAGTCTTTTGACCATGACGTCTCTGCTTTCATCTTTCGGGAAAATCACAAGCTTTCTCTTGACACCGTTTTCGGTTCTTTCCACGTCTTCCAGCGGATAGAGATGCCACTTCTCCTTAACCCTTTCAATTGAAACCTTATAACCCGTCAAAAGCACCAGAAGCCTTTTGCCAACAGATTCTTTTCTCTGCTCACCCTCAAATAAGGGCCTACCAGTTTTCCACATCCACAGAATGTTGTATATGAGGAGGTAAACCGCCGACAAGGCGGCGAAGATTATGGCGTTGCTAAAAACTGTCAATGGGAAAAAGACTCGCATGAATGGTGAAACCTCGCCGGACAAGGGCGAGAAAAGTTCCCGTGGATAGAAGGGTAAAGCCAAAGCCAAACACATTAAAGCCTTGGCATCCGCACCGCCAAATCCACCAGCATAGAAAAGAATCACGGCAAAGGCTGCTGTTAGGATAAAACTTAAAGCGAAAATTGGTAAGGCGGAAAAATCAAAAAGGAAAAGTTCGGCAAATGTTAAAGCGAAAGCAAGCGGGGCGAAGAAGACCCAAACGTTATTGCTGACTTCGCGGGTTTTATAATCGCTCCATGAAGCATAAAGGAAGACCGTGAGAGACAGACAAATCTTCGCAGTTTCAATGAACACTCGCATAGCTCTTGCCGCCATTAATAGCTACAC harbors:
- a CDS encoding deoxyhypusine synthase, yielding MKYAIQNRGVGKAVIREKRQTPFFKKKLEPIEVRIPKKISELLAEMAKTGFQGRKLGEVVEVWEEMLKDDVVIFFGFAGSMSTTGQWKIVNWLIEHRFIDVIVSTGANISEDILEAMGGTYWQGHHLVDDSQLLEYKIDRFYDVFADELEYRQMERLIADFMKKLSPNRKYSSAEFLYLFGRELSQMGIKSIVATAYENKVPVFCPAIVDSGYGIAYLLNRKSDSNFDITIDQMRDFEQLVDVKAKAAPESGVIYIGGGVPKDFIQLTTVGRSLTESRKYERVYPHKYAIQITTDAPHWGGLSGCTFEEAISWGKEAKEGRNVQCYCDATIALPIVVHALAERVEKRAKVPDLSWLFRGLE
- the cofE gene encoding coenzyme F420-0:L-glutamate ligase produces the protein MGIIQIIGIKGIPIVKAGDNLAELICKAAERQGTPIQDGDIIVITHIVVSRAEGRVINLDEVTPSVLARNIAELYDKDPALVEVVLREAKSIRRMLDGKIITETRHGLVCANSGVDKSNVPGERCVALLPEDPDSSAGRIRLEIKRLTGCEVAVIISDTQGRPLREGEVNVAIGVSGIKPIRDRRGEKDLFGYVLRVKQTAVADELASAAELVIGQADEGIPAAIIRGYSFIKSEDAKATELVRPREKELFL
- a CDS encoding P-loop NTPase yields the protein MKVAVSGKGGVGKTLVAGGLAYAFTKRGFRTIAIDADPSPNLALTLGLSPEEASRIVPISENKQLIEAKTGTGYAGVYRLTFTVDDIVRDYAVPTPLGVNLIVMGTVRSVGAGCTCPANAVVRSLLRHLVVERGEAVVLDMEAGVEHMGRGTAQHVDVMLVVVNANMKTLETAKRIHELGAKAGMKRILLVGNKVEDNVQREVIERFASENGLTVLDCLPFDPRVVEAEMRGETPLKYGDAAAVKAIERLCDKLLQGNT
- a CDS encoding AAA family ATPase, producing the protein MTKILVTMGRGGTGKTSFVALMTKYFIELGEAPLLLVDADPDQNLGEMVGVDLHEAGKKTISELLVETFLEEGGTTVGVPPTERIESRIWAHGMYEGEHFDFIALGTKWVEGCYCLPNAALKGALESLTKNYRYVLIDSPAGLEHLNRRITSKVNDVFDVIDPSKKSFDHVQRAYRVAKEVKIDFKNFYVVGGFRFPENLESHAKNVLPFKFLGRISYDEKVEEYVLSGKSLLTLPSDTPAYLSVRLIMKNAGYEKG
- a CDS encoding carbohydrate kinase family protein; its protein translation is MLDNCLEEAKKSLRELSADEEKHVVVMPDFFLDRFIHLDMTPEAFTKIIADVVRRKGGSIDGIFQRDFRGGNAVNTASALAKLGVKVTLIVCTDRLGFKLLKFHVKSPKIDLSHIKIVEKPSVTTALEFQTADGKANVMLRDVGSLADFGPQNLTDKDFTVISEADYVCVFNWAGMRNFGTALAQTVFRHVKERGRGKNYFDSADPTPNKDKVSELIERVLRAGLVDILSLNENEAVFYAAHHNSEANNLKGKVSLEELAMESAKKLAEHLKVRIDLHTTSFSATFARKSQTIIPAFKVPVLRATGAGDAWNAGNILGDAYGLSDTARLTLANAVAAYYISDREGRYPTRKQLIKFCDKLKGKWKTKTDKS
- a CDS encoding A24 family peptidase C-terminal domain-containing protein, producing the protein MRVFIETAKICLSLTVFLYASWSDYKTREVSNNVWVFFAPLAFALTFAELFLFDFSALPIFALSFILTAAFAVILFYAGGFGGADAKALMCLALALPFYPRELFSPLSGEVSPFMRVFFPLTVFSNAIIFAALSAVYLLIYNILWMWKTGRPLFEGEQRKESVGKRLLVLLTGYKVSIERVKEKWHLYPLEDVERTENGVKRKLVIFPKDESRDVMVKRLEEAIKNGGIQEKIWATPGLPLLIFMTVGLVIALVYGDMVWNFVRFLLE
- a CDS encoding 50S ribosomal protein L38e yields the protein MPTEIFDIDKFVELSKRAEYCAVKRLKDIVKLKLRTPRMLYTLKVDPSRAEEVIKKLQCEIREM
- a CDS encoding deoxyhypusine synthase, giving the protein MKDFELSKGASADTLIRQMLMSGGFTAKNLAVAVDILEAMMKEKSILNFLSFPACIIATGTRGVIRDMIKQKWFHVVVTTCGTLDHDLARCYRDYYHGDFYMDDKELRKRGISRIGNVLVPDASYGEIIEEKMREFLNSIYADGKRELATYELCWEIGKRLNENSILYWCWKNRIPVIVPGITDGAVGYQLWLFSQDHKDLKINVLKDEQLLNDMVWQAKKSGALIIGGGISKHHVLWWNLFKKGLDYAVYITTAVEYDGSLSGARPREAISWGKIREKAKTVTVEADATVVIPIMYAALLERL